One window of Flavobacterium dauae genomic DNA carries:
- a CDS encoding TrmH family RNA methyltransferase, which produces MLTKNQIKYITQLKQKKYRDLNKIFIAEGFKVIKELLNSNLQLEQIYTSKKLKFDVSSAFITEISDVELKKISLLTTPNDCLALFKMKEVSHPSKNGLKVALDNVRDPGNLGTIIRLCDWFGITDLICSTETVDVYNPKVVQATMGSLTRVNVFYTDLPEYLKKYELPILGTFMDGKNIYKQQLPNEGIIVMGNEANGISKEIEHLVTQKIAIPRFGALQQTESLNVATATAIILSEFKRS; this is translated from the coding sequence ATGCTTACTAAAAACCAAATCAAATATATAACGCAATTAAAGCAAAAAAAATACCGCGATTTAAATAAAATTTTTATTGCTGAAGGATTTAAAGTGATTAAAGAGCTTTTAAATTCTAATTTGCAGCTTGAACAAATTTATACCTCCAAAAAGCTAAAGTTTGATGTTTCGAGTGCATTTATAACCGAAATTTCAGATGTTGAGCTGAAAAAAATCTCTCTTTTAACCACTCCTAATGACTGTTTGGCACTTTTTAAGATGAAAGAAGTGAGCCATCCATCCAAAAACGGTTTAAAAGTTGCTTTAGACAATGTACGTGACCCGGGTAATTTGGGAACCATCATCAGATTATGCGATTGGTTTGGTATTACCGATTTAATTTGTAGCACAGAAACGGTTGATGTGTACAATCCTAAAGTGGTGCAGGCTACCATGGGATCGTTAACACGTGTAAATGTTTTTTATACCGATTTACCGGAATATTTAAAAAAATACGAATTGCCGATTTTAGGAACTTTTATGGATGGCAAAAATATTTACAAACAGCAATTACCTAACGAAGGAATTATTGTGATGGGCAACGAAGCAAACGGAATATCAAAGGAAATAGAACATTTAGTTACCCAAAAAATAGCCATTCCGCGTTTTGGTGCATTACAACAAACCGAAAGCTTAAATGTTGCCACCGCCACCGCCATTATTTTAAGTGAGTTTAAGAGGAGTTAA
- a CDS encoding HU family DNA-binding protein: MALPYVISHRKNSLHPNKESQYFLKLVQNNLVDLDHICKEIEKESTLTAPDIYAVAVALQNKIMEHLANGNSVNLDFLGKFSMGAKTKACTEKELVTAKSIVKFHINYQPSAKTKKWLKQDFVLKKK; encoded by the coding sequence ATGGCATTACCTTACGTTATATCGCACCGCAAAAATAGCTTGCATCCCAACAAAGAGTCGCAATATTTTTTAAAATTGGTACAGAACAACCTTGTTGATTTAGATCATATTTGCAAAGAAATCGAGAAAGAAAGTACTCTTACCGCCCCGGATATTTATGCGGTAGCTGTGGCACTGCAAAACAAAATAATGGAACATTTGGCAAACGGTAACAGCGTAAATCTTGATTTTTTAGGCAAATTTTCAATGGGTGCCAAAACCAAAGCGTGTACCGAAAAAGAATTGGTAACAGCGAAAAGCATAGTCAAATTTCACATAAACTACCAACCCTCTGCAAAAACCAAAAAGTGGTTAAAACAGGATTTTGTTTTAAAGAAGAAATAA
- a CDS encoding HipA family kinase: protein MIPNLRTVTVTRYITPLREGGSLPALAEANDDFKYVIKFRGAGHGVKALISELLGGIIAQYLGLPVPELVFIELDEAFGQTEGDEEIQDLLKFSKGLNLGLHYLSGAITYDVATNDCEELLASKIVWLDSFITNVDRTFRNTNLLIWHKDLWLIDHGASFYFHHNWSNWEKTSVTPFPLIKGHALIQKATKLQEAHNEFTSKLNDDVLREIVNKIPDEFLNWEEGPSNDEIREVYFNFLSNRLAHADVFLKTAQDAR from the coding sequence ATGATCCCAAACTTACGAACTGTAACCGTTACCCGATACATCACCCCCTTGAGAGAAGGCGGCTCTTTACCGGCATTGGCAGAAGCTAACGACGATTTTAAATACGTAATAAAATTTCGCGGGGCAGGCCACGGCGTTAAAGCATTGATTTCAGAATTATTGGGCGGAATAATCGCTCAGTATTTAGGTTTACCTGTACCTGAACTGGTTTTTATTGAATTAGACGAAGCTTTTGGACAAACCGAAGGCGACGAGGAAATTCAGGATTTGTTGAAATTCAGCAAAGGGCTGAATCTTGGTTTACACTACTTGTCTGGTGCAATTACTTACGATGTAGCTACCAACGACTGCGAGGAATTGCTGGCATCAAAAATTGTGTGGTTAGACAGTTTTATTACCAATGTTGACCGTACCTTTCGCAACACCAATCTGTTAATTTGGCACAAAGACTTGTGGTTGATAGATCACGGTGCATCGTTTTATTTTCATCACAACTGGAGCAATTGGGAGAAAACTTCTGTAACGCCTTTTCCGTTGATTAAAGGTCATGCACTAATTCAAAAAGCAACCAAATTGCAGGAAGCACACAATGAATTTACCTCAAAATTAAACGATGATGTGTTGCGTGAAATCGTAAATAAAATTCCCGACGAATTTTTAAATTGGGAAGAAGGTCCATCAAATGATGAAATCCGTGAAGTGTATTTCAACTTTTTGTCCAACCGATTGGCACACGCAGATGTCTTTCTAAAAACGGCTCAGGATGCAAGATAA
- the accD gene encoding acetyl-CoA carboxylase, carboxyltransferase subunit beta, with the protein MAWFKRKEKGITTPTEDKKDTPKGLWYKSPTGKIVESEELAKNLWISPEDDYHVRIGSKEYFEILFDDNKFKELFGSITSKDPLKFVDTKKYGDRLKEAKDKTKLKDAVRVAVGKSKGADLVIACMDFAFIGGSMGSVVGEKIARGIDYSIKHNIPFMMISKSGGARMMEAAYSLMQMAKTSAKLAQLADAKIPYISLCTDPTTGGTTASYAMLGDINIAEPGALIGFAGPRIVKDTTGKDLPEGFQTSEFLLEHGFLDFVVHRKQLKNKVNLYIDLVLNRPIR; encoded by the coding sequence ATGGCTTGGTTTAAAAGAAAAGAAAAAGGAATTACAACACCTACCGAAGATAAAAAAGACACTCCCAAAGGATTGTGGTACAAATCACCTACAGGAAAAATTGTTGAATCTGAAGAATTAGCAAAAAATTTATGGATTTCGCCTGAAGATGATTACCACGTACGCATTGGCAGTAAAGAATATTTCGAAATCTTGTTTGATGACAACAAGTTCAAAGAATTATTTGGTTCTATTACATCAAAAGACCCATTAAAATTTGTTGACACAAAAAAATACGGCGACCGTTTAAAAGAAGCAAAAGACAAAACCAAATTAAAAGATGCCGTACGAGTTGCTGTTGGTAAATCAAAAGGTGCCGATTTAGTTATTGCTTGTATGGATTTTGCTTTTATTGGCGGATCAATGGGATCGGTAGTAGGCGAAAAAATTGCCCGCGGAATTGACTATTCCATTAAACACAACATTCCGTTTATGATGATTTCAAAATCAGGTGGAGCACGAATGATGGAAGCTGCCTATTCGTTAATGCAAATGGCAAAAACATCGGCAAAATTGGCTCAACTGGCAGATGCTAAAATTCCTTACATCTCTTTATGTACCGATCCAACTACTGGCGGAACAACAGCGTCTTATGCTATGTTAGGCGATATTAATATTGCAGAACCAGGAGCCTTAATTGGTTTTGCCGGACCACGTATTGTTAAAGATACCACAGGTAAAGATTTACCAGAAGGTTTCCAAACATCAGAATTTTTATTAGAACACGGTTTCCTTGATTTTGTAGTTCACAGAAAACAATTAAAGAACAAGGTAAATTTATATATAGATTTGGTTTTAAACAGACCAATACGTTAA
- a CDS encoding DUF3037 domain-containing protein — MQDKVVYEYAVIRVVPKVEREEFINVGLILFSKRKRFIRFEYHIPEEKIRCFCTEFDLLQVKENLESFAKICSGAKDGGPIAQLEPDEKFRWITAVKSSSIQSSRPHPGFSIDLNATFERLYGELVK; from the coding sequence ATGCAAGATAAAGTTGTTTATGAATACGCTGTAATTCGAGTTGTACCAAAGGTTGAACGCGAAGAATTTATCAATGTTGGTTTAATATTATTCAGCAAGCGCAAACGTTTTATTCGGTTTGAATACCACATTCCCGAAGAAAAAATCCGTTGTTTTTGTACAGAGTTTGATTTGTTACAGGTAAAAGAAAATTTAGAATCGTTTGCGAAAATCTGTTCCGGAGCTAAAGACGGCGGTCCGATTGCACAATTAGAACCCGATGAAAAATTCCGCTGGATAACGGCTGTAAAAAGTTCGAGTATACAATCGTCTCGACCTCATCCTGGTTTTTCTATCGACTTGAATGCTACATTTGAAAGGTTGTATGGTGAGCTAGTAAAGTAA
- the fbaA gene encoding class II fructose-bisphosphate aldolase, with product MAHNIKPGVATGDQVQEIFNYAKEKGFALPAINVTSSSTINGVMETAAKLNAPVIIQFSNGGGLFMAGKGLNNENERAAIAGSIAGAKQIHELAELYGATIILHTDHCAKKLLPWIDGLLDASEKFYAETGKPLFSSHMIDLSEEPIEENIEISKKYLERMSKMGMTLEIELGITGGEEDGVDNSNVDSSKLYTQPEEVAYAYEELMKVSPRFTIAAAFGNVHGVYKPGNVKLTPKILDNSQKYVQQKFNTKNNPVDFVFHGGSGSTLEEIREAISYGVVKMNLDTDLQFAFTEGARDYILSKKEYLMTQIGNPEGDDVPNKKYYDPRKWMREAELTFNKRLEQAFADLNNVNTL from the coding sequence ATGGCACACAATATTAAGCCAGGTGTTGCAACCGGCGATCAGGTTCAGGAAATATTTAATTACGCAAAAGAAAAAGGATTTGCACTACCCGCAATTAACGTAACTTCGTCAAGTACTATTAACGGAGTGATGGAAACGGCTGCCAAATTAAACGCTCCTGTTATCATTCAGTTCTCTAACGGTGGTGGTTTGTTTATGGCCGGCAAAGGTTTAAACAACGAAAACGAACGTGCTGCTATTGCAGGTTCTATCGCAGGTGCAAAACAAATTCACGAATTGGCTGAATTATATGGTGCCACCATAATTTTACATACCGACCATTGTGCAAAAAAATTATTACCTTGGATTGACGGTTTATTAGATGCCAGCGAGAAATTTTATGCAGAAACCGGAAAACCTTTATTTTCATCGCATATGATTGATTTGTCTGAAGAACCTATCGAAGAAAATATAGAAATTTCTAAAAAATACCTTGAGCGTATGAGCAAAATGGGAATGACTTTAGAAATTGAATTAGGAATTACAGGCGGCGAAGAAGACGGCGTGGACAACTCAAACGTAGATTCATCAAAATTATACACACAGCCAGAAGAAGTTGCGTATGCTTATGAAGAATTAATGAAAGTTTCGCCTCGTTTTACCATTGCAGCCGCTTTTGGAAACGTTCACGGAGTGTACAAACCGGGCAACGTAAAATTAACACCAAAAATTTTAGATAATTCTCAAAAATACGTTCAGCAAAAATTCAACACAAAAAACAACCCTGTTGACTTTGTATTCCACGGCGGTTCAGGATCTACATTAGAAGAAATTCGCGAAGCCATTTCTTACGGAGTAGTAAAAATGAATCTTGATACCGACTTGCAATTTGCATTTACCGAAGGGGCACGCGATTATATCCTATCTAAAAAAGAGTATTTAATGACACAAATTGGAAATCCGGAAGGCGACGATGTGCCAAACAAAAAATATTATGATCCGCGTAAATGGATGCGTGAAGCTGAATTAACATTTAACAAACGTTTAGAGCAAGCTTTTGCCGATCTTAACAACGTAAACACATTATAA
- a CDS encoding translocation and assembly module lipoprotein TamL yields MTLKNNLSKVVFITVISSIFLACSLTKRVPANERLLMENKILVNDKSESSEAITTQLYQQPNSNILGYRLRLHLYNMAKVNPDSSYQAWLDKHPKNERFLTNLLSAKQVDRLGTSFFVSGLGRTLKDLGEAPVIYDKERTNKSVTKLKNHYFNQGYFNTKVSFELDSLHPKEIKALYKISTGNPYVYDSISVVVHSPQLDSLYKTNKRASVIKKAEQYNATKLDEERDRITSFFRNNGAYDFQKTYINYEVDTLKNNHTADILLNIENKNIKEGDTLRTEPFKLYKISQVNVFTSNTSSDASVITDSIQYKNINIYSKGTLNYKPKVLSNAIFIDKDGYFSDIRRTITSRSLSNLKVFKYPSIEYIPDTRDSLGKTLIANITLNPKPRAMFTPTIDVTHSNIQDFGIEGSLGYLFNNVFRGAEVLNVSIRGNIGSSSTKYRNNKNTFFDILEYGADVKLTFPRFLFFSNTDRLIDRTSFPNTTLSVGFFNQQNIGLDKQNLTGIYNYSWSYKRRNTLSLDVFNLQFVRNMNPGNYFKVYRSSYNSLNTIADQTNTNPAYFDENGDLTIAEGGADAFISDVLDGNTDIPQNDPKYQSVRSISERKQRLTENNLILASNIVYTYSNRFNIKDQDFFTFRTKIESAGNVLNALAKSNSKLNDNGKRTVLDVAYSQYIKGEVDFVKYFDLGNKNVLALRAFGGIAIPYGNSNNIPFSRSYFAGGSNDNRAWQSYRLGPGRSGGVNDFNEANMKLAFNAEYRFNVTGPWNMAVFADAGNIWNTLDNVTDEKMTFNGIKSLQDIALGTGLGVRYDFSFFVIRLDAGFKTYNPANDAGRQWFKEWNLSKTVLNVGINYPF; encoded by the coding sequence ATGACTTTGAAAAATAATTTATCAAAAGTAGTATTTATTACTGTAATTTCCAGCATTTTTTTGGCATGTTCTTTAACAAAACGAGTTCCTGCCAACGAACGCTTGTTAATGGAAAATAAAATTTTAGTTAATGATAAGTCGGAAAGCAGCGAAGCCATAACTACACAATTGTATCAACAGCCTAACAGCAATATTTTGGGCTATCGCCTGCGTTTACACCTATATAATATGGCAAAGGTAAACCCCGATTCAAGCTATCAGGCATGGTTAGACAAACACCCTAAAAACGAACGGTTTTTAACCAATTTATTATCGGCAAAACAAGTAGATCGCCTGGGAACCTCTTTTTTTGTTTCGGGTTTGGGCAGAACGCTTAAAGATTTAGGTGAAGCTCCGGTAATTTATGATAAAGAACGCACTAATAAATCGGTAACCAAATTAAAAAATCATTATTTTAACCAAGGATATTTTAATACCAAAGTTTCGTTTGAATTAGATAGTTTGCATCCTAAAGAAATTAAAGCATTATACAAAATATCCACAGGAAATCCTTATGTGTACGATAGTATTTCGGTGGTGGTACACTCGCCCCAATTAGATTCTTTATATAAAACCAACAAACGGGCAAGCGTTATTAAAAAAGCCGAACAGTATAACGCAACAAAATTAGATGAAGAACGTGACCGCATTACGTCATTCTTTAGAAACAATGGCGCTTACGATTTTCAGAAAACATATATTAATTACGAAGTTGATACCTTAAAAAACAATCACACGGCCGATATTTTGTTAAATATTGAAAACAAAAACATTAAAGAAGGCGATACTTTAAGAACTGAACCTTTTAAACTGTACAAAATCAGTCAGGTTAATGTTTTTACTAGCAACACCTCTTCAGATGCTTCTGTGATTACCGATTCTATTCAATATAAAAACATTAATATCTACAGCAAAGGCACATTAAATTACAAACCAAAAGTATTAAGCAATGCTATTTTTATTGATAAAGATGGATATTTTTCAGATATACGTCGTACAATCACTTCGCGTTCGTTAAGTAATTTAAAAGTTTTTAAGTACCCGTCTATTGAATACATACCCGATACCCGCGACAGTTTAGGCAAAACATTAATAGCAAACATTACGTTAAACCCCAAACCACGGGCTATGTTTACCCCCACTATTGATGTTACCCACTCAAACATACAAGATTTTGGAATTGAAGGTAGTTTGGGATATTTATTTAACAATGTTTTTAGAGGAGCCGAGGTTTTAAACGTAAGTATCCGTGGAAATATTGGTTCATCATCAACAAAATACAGAAACAATAAAAATACCTTTTTTGATATTTTAGAATACGGTGCCGATGTAAAATTAACTTTTCCACGCTTTTTATTTTTTTCAAATACCGATCGATTAATTGACCGTACATCATTTCCAAACACCACGTTAAGCGTAGGCTTTTTTAATCAACAAAACATAGGGTTAGACAAGCAAAACCTAACAGGAATTTACAATTATTCTTGGTCTTATAAAAGACGAAACACTTTAAGCTTAGATGTTTTTAACTTACAGTTTGTTCGCAATATGAATCCGGGAAATTATTTTAAAGTATATCGATCTTCATACAACAGTTTAAATACTATTGCAGATCAAACCAATACCAACCCGGCGTATTTTGATGAAAACGGAGATTTAACCATTGCCGAAGGTGGTGCCGATGCTTTTATTTCTGATGTATTAGACGGAAATACCGACATTCCTCAAAACGACCCTAAATATCAATCCGTTCGAAGCATTTCTGAACGTAAACAGCGATTAACAGAAAACAACCTTATTTTGGCAAGCAACATTGTTTACACGTATTCTAACCGTTTTAATATTAAAGATCAGGATTTTTTTACATTTCGTACCAAAATAGAATCGGCAGGTAATGTTTTAAATGCTTTGGCAAAATCAAACAGCAAATTAAACGATAATGGCAAACGAACCGTTTTAGACGTTGCCTATTCGCAATACATTAAAGGCGAAGTTGATTTTGTGAAGTATTTTGATTTAGGAAATAAAAACGTATTGGCGTTACGTGCCTTTGGCGGCATTGCCATTCCGTACGGAAACAGTAACAATATTCCGTTTTCGCGAAGTTATTTTGCCGGCGGATCTAACGATAACCGTGCGTGGCAATCGTACCGTTTGGGTCCCGGACGCAGTGGCGGTGTAAACGATTTTAACGAAGCTAATATGAAACTGGCATTTAATGCAGAATATCGCTTTAACGTTACCGGACCGTGGAATATGGCTGTTTTTGCCGACGCAGGAAACATTTGGAACACCTTAGACAACGTTACCGATGAAAAAATGACTTTTAACGGTATTAAATCTCTTCAGGATATTGCTTTAGGAACAGGTTTGGGCGTTCGGTACGATTTTAGCTTTTTTGTCATTCGGTTAGACGCCGGTTTTAAAACCTATAATCCTGCAAATGACGCAGGCAGACAATGGTTTAAAGAATGGAATTTGAGTAAAACCGTTTTAAATGTCGGAATTAATTATCCGTTTTAA